The Sedimentisphaera salicampi genome includes a region encoding these proteins:
- a CDS encoding response regulator, which yields MTRIENAKIMVVDDMPNNLRLLDKMLTGSGYHVSCFPKGALAIKSAKRNPPELILLDINMPEMNGYEVCKRLKADSQLSHIPIIFISALNNTEDKIMAFKSGGVDYITKPFKFEEVEARIQTHLKIERLTEQLEKHNEDLEARLDQKSRELKEANERLMILDKAKSDFLTQISHELRTPLNSILGVMKMLMDNGSGSMSSDIVEMFEGSKEKLMSIINDATLLTQIKVSEDSFNREKAGLKPILENAVNLSGMTEKGRTLECGEIPQNIFIYADRTLIDKAFESLFKTALILSRENSAMHFSCEDTEQGNTKLLLMKLNVKGQNIPEAILPNFFSEFSHGQTISSEGDFGLAPALTHRIFKINNAKVEAGNTQDGVEFIITFSEKSVIRENE from the coding sequence ATGACGAGAATTGAAAACGCAAAGATAATGGTTGTTGACGATATGCCCAACAACCTGCGTCTTCTCGACAAGATGCTGACAGGCTCGGGGTATCATGTTTCGTGTTTCCCAAAGGGAGCTCTTGCAATAAAATCAGCAAAGAGAAACCCTCCCGAGCTGATACTTCTCGATATAAATATGCCCGAGATGAACGGCTACGAGGTGTGCAAGAGGCTCAAGGCCGACTCACAGCTCTCTCACATCCCGATAATATTCATAAGCGCCCTTAACAATACCGAAGATAAGATTATGGCCTTCAAATCCGGCGGGGTTGACTATATCACAAAGCCTTTCAAATTTGAAGAGGTGGAAGCGAGGATACAAACCCACCTGAAAATCGAGAGGCTCACTGAACAGCTTGAAAAACATAACGAAGATCTTGAGGCGAGATTAGACCAGAAATCAAGGGAGCTCAAGGAAGCAAACGAAAGGCTTATGATACTCGACAAAGCCAAGTCTGATTTCCTTACGCAGATTTCCCACGAACTGAGAACCCCTCTCAACTCCATACTCGGGGTTATGAAGATGCTTATGGATAACGGCAGCGGCTCTATGTCATCTGATATTGTTGAGATGTTTGAGGGCTCCAAGGAGAAGCTGATGTCTATAATCAACGATGCAACCCTGCTGACGCAGATAAAGGTATCAGAAGATTCATTCAACAGGGAAAAAGCCGGGCTGAAGCCTATTCTGGAAAATGCGGTTAATCTTAGCGGAATGACTGAAAAGGGGCGAACCCTTGAGTGCGGAGAAATCCCTCAGAACATTTTCATCTATGCAGACAGGACTCTGATAGACAAGGCCTTTGAATCCCTTTTCAAAACAGCCCTGATTCTATCCAGAGAGAATTCTGCTATGCACTTCAGCTGCGAAGACACTGAGCAGGGGAATACAAAGCTTCTCTTGATGAAGCTGAACGTGAAGGGGCAGAATATACCAGAGGCAATCCTCCCAAACTTTTTCAGCGAATTCAGCCACGGCCAGACAATAAGCAGCGAGGGTGATTTCGGGCTTGCCCCTGCCCTTACACACAGGATATTCAAAATAAATAATGCAAAGGTTGAAGCGGGAAACACACAGGACGGGGTTGAATTCATTATAACATTCAGCGAGAAATCAGTCATCAGGGAAAATGAATGA
- the dprA gene encoding DNA-processing protein DprA yields the protein MNEERTRLWLKLSKAEGVGPAGVLRLLERFDDIESIAGAGKEGLKAVKGIGDKTADSMRNAFDNLSVEEELNLCESRGIGILTFDSPCYPELLKSTRYAPAVLYYLGDKGKLERLEPSIAAVGSRRCSFYGREQARILACGLGEAGFTVVSGMARGIDSEAHYGALTAGADTIAVLGCGLMHIYPPENKGLFEEIAARGVCLSQFPPETEPRMEHFVPRNKIIAGLSEAVLVVEAGPNSGAIKTANFSSGLGRQVFAVPGRIDSKLSFGSHKLIKEGASLCRGISDILNEPKSAGQTSAEPEKKKEKPRSLFDQGSNEEAIASALAAGEKSSDEIIENTGLNAGEVNSVLTWLQMKGAVESLPGNKYKLAGKI from the coding sequence ATGAATGAGGAAAGAACAAGGCTTTGGCTAAAGCTCTCTAAGGCAGAAGGCGTTGGGCCTGCTGGAGTTTTAAGGCTGCTTGAAAGGTTTGATGATATCGAATCGATAGCGGGCGCGGGCAAAGAGGGCCTCAAAGCGGTTAAAGGCATTGGAGATAAAACCGCAGATTCAATGCGAAATGCCTTTGATAATCTAAGCGTTGAAGAAGAGCTGAACCTTTGCGAAAGCCGAGGGATAGGCATACTCACTTTCGATTCACCCTGCTACCCAGAACTGCTGAAAAGCACAAGATACGCTCCGGCAGTTTTGTATTATCTCGGAGATAAAGGAAAGCTGGAAAGGCTTGAACCTTCAATAGCGGCAGTGGGCTCGAGGAGATGCAGCTTCTACGGGAGGGAGCAGGCGAGGATTTTAGCCTGCGGCCTTGGAGAGGCAGGTTTTACTGTTGTAAGCGGGATGGCAAGGGGGATTGATTCAGAGGCGCATTACGGAGCGCTTACCGCAGGCGCTGATACAATCGCAGTTTTAGGCTGCGGGCTTATGCACATCTATCCGCCCGAAAACAAAGGCTTATTTGAGGAAATTGCAGCGAGAGGGGTTTGCCTAAGCCAGTTTCCGCCTGAAACAGAACCGCGAATGGAACATTTCGTTCCGCGGAACAAGATTATTGCAGGGCTCTCTGAGGCGGTTTTGGTAGTGGAGGCTGGGCCAAACTCGGGAGCTATAAAAACAGCAAACTTCTCAAGCGGCTTAGGCAGGCAGGTATTCGCTGTGCCGGGCAGGATAGACAGCAAGCTTAGCTTCGGCTCGCATAAGCTTATAAAAGAAGGGGCTTCGCTTTGCAGGGGGATTTCCGATATCCTGAATGAACCGAAATCTGCTGGGCAGACCTCGGCAGAACCAGAAAAAAAGAAAGAAAAGCCGAGGTCTCTCTTCGATCAGGGCAGCAATGAGGAAGCGATAGCTTCAGCGCTCGCTGCCGGCGAGAAAAGCAGTGATGAAATAATAGAAAATACCGGCCTAAACGCAGGCGAGGTAAACTCAGTCCTTACATGGCTTCAGATGAAGGGAGCAGTTGAGAGTTTGCCCGGGAATAAATACAAGCTGGCAGGAAAAATTTAA
- the lexA gene encoding transcriptional repressor LexA, which produces MGRTVMQLTPVKMNILEIFANFQREKHYSPTMKELAELLGKSRTTVFEHCTALRKKGYLSASQGKVRSLRLTAKAEKLIGEDCSENELDDSNGIPMLGSVAAGFPVEPLEVGEKLSISAQFNTKGTLFALKVSGESMIGDNIFPGDYVICRHTSEAKNGDIVVALVDENEATLKRFYKDKNCIRLEPSNDEYETLRVTNCAVKGVVTGLLRNIH; this is translated from the coding sequence ATGGGGAGAACAGTAATGCAGCTTACTCCAGTGAAAATGAATATTCTCGAAATATTCGCAAATTTCCAGCGGGAAAAACATTATTCCCCGACGATGAAGGAACTCGCCGAACTTCTGGGAAAAAGCAGAACCACGGTGTTCGAACACTGCACCGCCCTTCGAAAAAAGGGGTATCTCTCGGCATCCCAGGGCAAGGTACGCTCTTTGAGACTCACGGCTAAGGCCGAAAAGCTCATTGGTGAAGACTGCTCAGAGAACGAACTTGATGATAGTAACGGCATCCCGATGCTGGGCAGTGTGGCAGCGGGTTTTCCCGTTGAGCCGCTGGAGGTTGGCGAGAAACTCTCGATCTCGGCGCAGTTTAACACTAAAGGCACGCTCTTTGCCCTGAAAGTTTCGGGGGAGAGTATGATTGGAGATAATATCTTCCCGGGGGATTATGTTATCTGCCGTCATACCAGCGAAGCGAAAAACGGGGATATTGTGGTTGCGTTAGTTGATGAAAACGAGGCAACTCTTAAAAGATTCTATAAAGACAAGAACTGCATCCGCCTTGAGCCTTCTAATGATGAATATGAAACGCTTCGGGTAACCAACTGCGCCGTAAAAGGCGTTGTTACCGGGCTTTTGAGGAATATACACTAA
- the ispG gene encoding flavodoxin-dependent (E)-4-hydroxy-3-methylbut-2-enyl-diphosphate synthase, with translation MNNGIPERRKTREVRIGSAAIGAGNPVAVQSMAKTLTTDIEATSEQIRRLEKCGCDIVRVAAASKKDTEAFAKIAAQANLPLVADIHFSAQRAIEAIDAGAAKIRINPGNMRSWKELDDVIACAKANSISIRIGINEASIRNLKEDTPSRDRVSLMFDEMSEYVREFEKRGFEELVLSAKSVNVNRTIAINRRFSESFEYPIHIGLTHSGLPEDGLVPSAAAMGSLLSEGIGDTIRISLAGEPENEVTAAQDILASFGLYEKNSPKIVVCPTCGRCMIDVLSLARKIKQAAQGIEKPLNIAVMGCIVNGPGEAADADLAVCAGSGKGYIYRGGRKLAVVQEENLLEEFSKQIKLLAAE, from the coding sequence ATGAATAACGGCATACCCGAAAGACGCAAAACAAGAGAGGTTAGAATCGGCTCAGCTGCAATCGGCGCGGGGAATCCTGTGGCCGTGCAGTCTATGGCGAAAACTCTCACAACAGACATAGAGGCAACCTCTGAACAAATCCGCCGGCTGGAAAAATGCGGCTGCGATATAGTGCGCGTGGCTGCGGCTTCAAAGAAAGATACCGAGGCCTTCGCTAAGATTGCAGCGCAGGCGAATCTCCCTCTGGTTGCTGATATACACTTCTCCGCTCAAAGGGCAATTGAGGCAATTGATGCCGGAGCAGCGAAAATCCGAATCAATCCGGGGAATATGCGGTCTTGGAAAGAACTTGATGATGTTATCGCCTGCGCTAAGGCGAACTCCATTTCAATCCGAATCGGCATAAACGAAGCAAGCATAAGAAACCTCAAAGAAGACACCCCTTCACGGGATAGAGTGAGCCTTATGTTTGACGAGATGAGCGAATACGTGCGTGAATTTGAGAAACGGGGGTTTGAAGAGCTCGTTTTGAGCGCAAAGAGCGTAAACGTAAACAGGACAATAGCAATAAACCGCAGGTTCTCAGAGAGCTTTGAATACCCGATACACATAGGCCTCACGCATTCCGGCCTCCCCGAAGACGGTCTCGTTCCCTCGGCAGCAGCGATGGGCAGTCTTCTGAGCGAAGGAATTGGGGACACAATTCGAATCAGTCTTGCAGGCGAGCCGGAAAACGAAGTAACCGCAGCGCAGGATATTCTCGCCTCTTTTGGGCTTTACGAAAAGAACTCACCTAAGATTGTTGTATGCCCCACATGCGGGAGATGTATGATAGACGTCCTTTCGCTTGCGAGGAAAATCAAGCAGGCGGCGCAGGGGATTGAAAAGCCGCTGAATATCGCGGTGATGGGCTGCATTGTAAACGGCCCGGGCGAGGCGGCGGATGCCGACCTTGCAGTATGTGCGGGCAGCGGTAAGGGATATATCTACCGCGGCGGCAGGAAACTGGCAGTCGTGCAGGAAGAAAACCTGCTCGAGGAATTCTCAAAGCAGATTAAACTGCTGGCTGCCGAATAA
- a CDS encoding KdsC family phosphatase — protein sequence MFKQEYDKEKLKNIRLLVLDVDGVLTDGSIILNDYGVESKAFNVHDGHGIKLWHRAGHQSAILSGRAVNVTNLRAAQLDIQHVYQGCKEKLPAFKEMLETLHISPEQVAWVGDDVVDIPVARQAGFSAAVDNAVDELKLCADYVSKRQGGGGAVREIVKLILEHQDKWQKLMDRYLG from the coding sequence ATGTTCAAGCAGGAATACGATAAGGAAAAACTCAAAAATATCCGCCTTCTCGTTCTTGATGTTGACGGCGTACTCACAGACGGCAGCATCATCCTTAACGACTACGGCGTGGAATCAAAGGCTTTCAATGTCCACGACGGGCACGGGATAAAGCTCTGGCACAGAGCAGGGCATCAGTCTGCAATCTTGAGCGGCAGAGCGGTTAATGTTACAAACCTCAGGGCAGCACAGCTCGATATCCAGCACGTTTATCAGGGCTGCAAGGAGAAACTCCCTGCTTTTAAGGAGATGCTCGAAACCCTTCATATCTCGCCGGAGCAAGTGGCGTGGGTTGGCGATGATGTGGTTGATATCCCCGTGGCAAGGCAGGCAGGTTTCAGCGCGGCTGTGGATAATGCAGTTGACGAGCTGAAATTATGCGCCGATTACGTATCCAAACGTCAGGGAGGCGGCGGAGCTGTTAGGGAGATAGTGAAGCTTATCCTTGAGCATCAGGACAAGTGGCAAAAACTGATGGATAGATATTTGGGCTGA
- a CDS encoding KpsF/GutQ family sugar-phosphate isomerase — protein sequence MKFDVQYAQQVIKKEAQAVDSLSELVSGGSFALACEKIYNCKSNVVVSGIGKAGLIGRKISATMASVGIPSIFLHPSEAVHGDLGRVCEKDLAVLISYGGKTAEMLRLMQVLKQMSVQTIALTGKPDSSLAANCDVSLAFGSFEEACPLGLAPTVSTTCMLAVGDALALTVMKAKKFTKEDFAKYHPGGSLGAQLITVEQSMDFTKTDKLPIVEKELTIADMLDKTSSTKRRGAVMVAGKSGRLEGIITDADLRRLFMDTKSEGFSRTVESVMTANCKYVQTSTLASEAMAIFHKYRIDELPVVDEDLKPVGMIDVQDIVSIKLSR from the coding sequence ATGAAGTTTGATGTCCAATACGCTCAGCAGGTAATAAAAAAGGAGGCCCAGGCCGTTGATTCTCTCTCAGAGCTGGTTTCAGGCGGAAGTTTCGCTCTGGCCTGCGAAAAGATTTATAATTGCAAATCTAACGTGGTTGTAAGCGGGATAGGCAAGGCCGGCCTTATCGGCAGAAAGATCTCAGCTACAATGGCCTCTGTCGGGATACCGAGCATCTTTCTTCACCCGAGCGAAGCCGTGCATGGAGACCTCGGAAGGGTGTGCGAGAAAGACCTCGCTGTGCTGATAAGCTACGGCGGGAAAACAGCAGAGATGCTCCGGCTTATGCAGGTGCTCAAGCAGATGAGTGTTCAGACAATCGCTCTAACCGGCAAGCCGGACAGCAGTCTTGCTGCAAACTGCGATGTGTCTCTTGCTTTCGGGTCATTTGAAGAGGCGTGCCCGCTGGGGCTTGCCCCCACTGTTTCCACAACCTGTATGCTTGCTGTTGGCGATGCACTTGCCCTTACTGTGATGAAGGCAAAAAAATTCACGAAGGAGGATTTTGCCAAGTATCACCCGGGTGGTTCGCTGGGGGCGCAGCTTATTACTGTGGAGCAGTCTATGGATTTTACTAAGACTGATAAGCTTCCGATTGTAGAAAAGGAGCTTACTATCGCTGATATGCTCGATAAAACCAGCTCCACAAAACGAAGAGGCGCGGTAATGGTAGCGGGCAAGTCGGGCAGGCTCGAAGGGATAATAACAGACGCAGACCTTCGAAGGCTCTTTATGGATACCAAATCCGAGGGATTCAGCCGGACAGTGGAGTCGGTGATGACTGCAAACTGTAAGTATGTTCAAACCAGCACCCTTGCATCTGAAGCGATGGCCATTTTCCATAAATACAGAATTGATGAACTGCCCGTTGTCGATGAAGACTTAAAGCCTGTAGGTATGATTGACGTGCAGGATATTGTTTCGATCAAGCTTTCGAGGTGA
- a CDS encoding Rne/Rng family ribonuclease, which yields MSREMLINVTQGEECRVAVLQDGALEELYMEREDDNSCVNNIYLGKVINVESSIQAAFVDYGEKRHGFLHISDIHPRYYVNEGAKEKIGKRTGLKKRPPIRKCIKPGQKIVVQVIKEGVGTKGPAVTTYLSLPGKYLVLMPWMNKVGVSQRIENEESRKRLKGIISELEGPEDAGFIVRTAGELANKRDIQMDLKYLTRLWESIKKRMNKRQPPAELYRESDLAIRAVRDVFNTTVKRVVCDSENVTNKIKDFFEITQPRYKKRISYYNSSEPLFHKYWIEEAVNKVKQRKVELRGGGTIVIEQTEALVAIDVNSARAKKYKDIEQTALQTNLEAAKEIARQLRLRDMGGIIVCDFIDMEIAANRKRVEKAFRDAVKPDRAKYRILRMSQFCLVEMTRQRMRPSLERSLFRECPVCGGSGLIKCAESVAVEILREVQIALANKRTVKVLVETSSEIAEHLLNSKRAVICEAENESEKVIEIKQRPEMKGEEFAISCLDERGRMVL from the coding sequence ATGTCAAGAGAAATGCTGATAAATGTAACCCAAGGCGAAGAATGCCGGGTTGCGGTTTTGCAGGATGGCGCTCTTGAAGAACTTTACATGGAGCGGGAAGACGATAATTCCTGCGTGAACAATATCTATTTGGGTAAGGTTATAAATGTAGAGTCGAGTATCCAGGCGGCATTCGTAGATTACGGTGAGAAACGCCATGGCTTTCTTCATATAAGCGATATCCATCCGAGGTACTATGTAAACGAAGGCGCTAAGGAGAAGATCGGCAAACGTACCGGCCTCAAGAAAAGGCCTCCAATCAGAAAGTGCATCAAGCCCGGGCAGAAGATTGTTGTGCAGGTTATAAAGGAAGGCGTGGGAACTAAAGGCCCCGCCGTTACAACGTATCTTTCACTTCCGGGTAAATATCTTGTTTTGATGCCGTGGATGAATAAGGTAGGGGTTTCACAGAGGATTGAGAATGAGGAGAGCAGGAAACGGCTCAAGGGCATTATTTCCGAGCTCGAGGGGCCTGAGGATGCAGGCTTCATCGTTAGAACTGCTGGAGAGCTTGCAAACAAAAGAGATATACAGATGGATCTCAAATATCTCACAAGGCTGTGGGAATCCATCAAAAAGCGGATGAACAAGAGGCAGCCGCCAGCAGAGCTCTACAGAGAATCAGACCTCGCGATAAGGGCGGTTAGAGATGTTTTCAATACTACAGTCAAGCGGGTGGTGTGTGATTCTGAAAACGTTACAAACAAGATTAAAGATTTCTTCGAAATAACTCAGCCGAGATACAAAAAGCGAATAAGCTACTACAATTCCTCAGAACCTCTGTTCCACAAATACTGGATTGAGGAAGCGGTTAACAAGGTTAAGCAGCGCAAGGTCGAGCTTCGCGGCGGCGGCACGATTGTTATCGAGCAAACTGAAGCCCTCGTGGCGATTGATGTAAACAGCGCAAGGGCCAAGAAGTACAAAGATATTGAGCAAACCGCTCTGCAGACAAATCTTGAAGCTGCAAAAGAAATTGCCCGCCAGCTTAGGTTAAGGGATATGGGCGGTATAATCGTATGTGATTTCATAGATATGGAAATAGCCGCTAACCGCAAAAGGGTTGAGAAGGCATTCAGAGATGCCGTTAAGCCGGACAGGGCAAAATATCGAATACTGCGTATGAGCCAGTTTTGCCTTGTAGAGATGACAAGGCAGCGAATGAGGCCTTCGCTGGAGAGGAGCCTTTTCAGGGAGTGTCCGGTCTGCGGGGGGTCAGGTCTGATAAAATGCGCAGAATCGGTTGCCGTGGAAATACTTCGAGAAGTACAGATTGCCCTTGCCAACAAGCGAACTGTTAAAGTGCTTGTTGAAACTTCTTCTGAGATAGCAGAGCACCTTTTGAACAGCAAAAGAGCAGTGATATGCGAAGCCGAAAACGAAAGCGAGAAGGTAATTGAGATCAAGCAGAGGCCTGAGATGAAGGGCGAGGAGTTTGCTATTTCCTGTCTTGATGAAAGAGGGAGAATGGTTCTTTGA
- a CDS encoding TIGR03936 family radical SAM-associated protein: protein MQDGEDFSTLFMVYQISDGTAFLSHQEVMTVLIRACIRAKLPLRFSQGFNPHPRFSLPLPKNVGVESLCELCVVQLERPASQIDSVLIRKKLNEQLPEGISVISAEQYSGKKGCQVSDVTYLIRCSGEEAEAVKSDITEKIESKDFQFTRKKHKTGKIKVLPLAQLIERLKPEENGLKLKVNFSSSGTLKAGEILKLAGYDDTDLSRIVRINIGWA, encoded by the coding sequence ATGCAGGACGGGGAAGATTTTTCAACCCTTTTTATGGTGTACCAGATTTCCGATGGAACGGCCTTCCTTTCCCATCAGGAGGTGATGACGGTTTTGATAAGGGCGTGCATAAGGGCAAAGCTCCCGCTTAGATTTTCCCAGGGCTTCAATCCGCACCCGAGATTTTCACTGCCGCTTCCCAAGAATGTGGGAGTTGAGTCTCTTTGTGAGCTGTGCGTTGTTCAGCTCGAGCGTCCTGCCTCGCAGATTGATTCGGTGCTAATCAGAAAAAAGCTCAATGAGCAGCTTCCTGAGGGCATTTCTGTAATCTCAGCCGAGCAGTATTCGGGGAAAAAGGGTTGCCAAGTTAGTGATGTTACTTATCTTATCAGATGCAGCGGCGAGGAAGCCGAGGCTGTAAAATCTGATATTACAGAAAAAATAGAATCGAAAGATTTTCAGTTTACCCGTAAGAAACACAAAACAGGAAAAATAAAGGTTCTTCCGCTTGCACAGCTTATTGAAAGGCTCAAGCCGGAAGAAAACGGGCTCAAGCTGAAGGTGAATTTTTCCAGCTCCGGCACATTAAAGGCCGGAGAAATATTAAAGCTGGCCGGTTACGATGATACCGACCTGAGCAGAATAGTAAGAATAAATATAGGGTGGGCATAG
- the ptsP gene encoding phosphoenolpyruvate--protein phosphotransferase, whose amino-acid sequence MEIKNGIPVSPGIIISKCCLLEAEDFRIQHKVIETEQIEDEVERVEKAFKNAAEQVRELSSKYGSDDSGIRDIFAVHVGFLSDDSLIKRVSKRIREKSVCAEYAVSSVFKEISGTLSSSPDNYVRERVSDIYDIEKRLLRVLTKKECYDLGSINEECVVIANDLSPTQTASLNLDYVKGFATNAGGRTSHTAIVARSIGIPAIVALEDITSSAEDGDTIILDGYKGTVLIRPDSETLEEYRRYSDDTIAVEQQLQKTCDLPAETTDGVNVSLGGNIELPQEADIVASKGGDGVGLYRTEFLYLQSEKMPSEQEHYDAYMDVIRRLAGRPLVIRTMDLGADKMPSDGKFPTETNPVLGLRSIRYCLTTANLPLFRTQLRAILRASAEGDIKLMFPLITTVEEVRHAKMVVRDVMEDLADDGFDYDFNIKIGIMIETPSSALISAFLAKEVDFFSIGTNDLIQYTLAVDRANEKLASLYSPGQPAVIKLIKEVVRNAKKAGTEVCVCGEMASEPEFVPLLLGLGVRRLSVAAPRIPEIKLVIRALDIPTCEEVARRAGCLETRRSIVNYLRDTLMGIVPEVQ is encoded by the coding sequence ATGGAAATTAAAAACGGCATACCGGTTTCACCGGGAATTATAATATCAAAATGCTGCCTGCTTGAGGCTGAAGATTTCAGAATTCAGCACAAGGTAATTGAGACCGAACAGATTGAGGATGAGGTTGAAAGGGTTGAAAAGGCTTTTAAAAACGCCGCAGAGCAGGTGCGTGAGCTCAGCAGTAAGTACGGAAGCGATGACAGCGGGATAAGAGATATTTTTGCTGTTCACGTTGGTTTCCTGAGCGATGATTCTCTTATCAAGAGGGTATCTAAGAGAATCAGAGAAAAGTCTGTATGTGCTGAGTATGCAGTATCAAGTGTTTTCAAAGAGATATCGGGAACGCTTTCCAGCTCGCCGGACAACTATGTAAGGGAGAGGGTGAGCGATATATACGATATTGAGAAAAGGCTTCTTCGCGTGCTTACCAAAAAAGAATGCTACGATTTGGGAAGCATAAACGAGGAATGTGTGGTTATAGCTAATGACCTAAGCCCCACCCAGACCGCTTCGCTCAATCTCGACTACGTAAAGGGCTTTGCAACAAATGCTGGCGGGAGAACCAGCCATACTGCTATTGTGGCAAGATCAATCGGCATACCTGCAATCGTTGCCCTTGAGGATATCACATCCTCCGCTGAGGACGGCGATACGATAATCCTTGACGGCTATAAAGGCACAGTTCTCATACGCCCCGATTCTGAAACCCTCGAGGAATACCGCAGATACAGCGATGATACGATTGCAGTAGAGCAGCAGCTCCAGAAAACCTGCGATTTGCCCGCAGAGACAACCGACGGTGTGAATGTTTCACTCGGCGGTAATATCGAGCTTCCGCAGGAGGCGGATATTGTGGCCTCGAAAGGTGGAGACGGGGTAGGGCTGTACAGAACTGAGTTTTTGTATTTGCAGAGTGAGAAAATGCCTTCCGAGCAGGAGCATTACGATGCCTATATGGATGTGATAAGAAGGCTCGCCGGACGACCGCTCGTTATAAGAACGATGGATCTGGGCGCAGATAAAATGCCCTCAGACGGGAAATTCCCAACCGAAACAAACCCCGTTCTCGGCTTGCGTTCTATAAGATACTGCCTCACAACAGCGAATCTTCCGCTTTTCAGAACCCAGCTTCGGGCTATTCTAAGGGCAAGTGCTGAGGGAGATATCAAGCTGATGTTTCCTCTTATCACAACTGTCGAGGAAGTTCGCCATGCAAAGATGGTTGTCCGGGATGTAATGGAAGACCTTGCAGATGACGGCTTTGATTACGATTTCAATATCAAAATAGGCATAATGATTGAAACCCCCAGCTCTGCCTTGATCTCAGCTTTTCTTGCAAAAGAGGTGGATTTTTTCAGCATCGGCACGAACGATCTCATTCAATACACCCTCGCTGTGGACAGAGCGAACGAAAAGCTTGCTAGCCTGTATTCGCCCGGCCAGCCCGCTGTGATAAAGCTTATAAAGGAAGTTGTGCGAAATGCCAAAAAGGCCGGCACAGAAGTGTGCGTTTGCGGAGAGATGGCATCGGAGCCTGAGTTTGTGCCCCTTCTGTTAGGCCTTGGTGTTCGAAGGCTTTCCGTGGCAGCTCCGCGGATTCCGGAGATTAAGCTTGTTATAAGGGCTCTGGACATCCCAACTTGCGAAGAGGTGGCAAGAAGAGCAGGCTGCCTTGAGACAAGGCGTTCTATAGTAAACTATCTGAGGGATACGCTTATGGGAATAGTCCCAGAGGTGCAGTGA
- a CDS encoding HPr family phosphocarrier protein, whose translation MNEIVVKIMMPEGLHMRPAMQISELASNFSSEITIANGENKVNGKSIMEIMTLVVPSGEDITISADGEDSGEALEALRELIEETLIESEAGNS comes from the coding sequence ATGAATGAAATAGTTGTCAAAATTATGATGCCGGAAGGACTGCATATGAGGCCTGCAATGCAGATTTCCGAGCTTGCAAGTAATTTCAGCAGCGAAATTACAATTGCTAACGGCGAGAACAAGGTCAACGGCAAAAGCATTATGGAAATAATGACTCTCGTTGTACCTTCCGGCGAGGATATTACTATTTCAGCAGACGGCGAAGATTCTGGAGAAGCCCTTGAGGCGCTCAGAGAGCTCATAGAGGAAACTCTTATTGAGTCTGAGGCGGGGAACAGCTGA
- a CDS encoding PTS sugar transporter subunit IIA, which produces MKLNGLVCPEAIVAKLKSTDRDGVITELVDSLVDAGQLEKVNRDQAVKAVIDRENEASTGIGKGVAVPHVKSYLVNSPVGAFGLSSEGVDFLSLDKQLVYSVFLVIGPEGSPEEHLSAMELIFKNLQKDDFRSFLRQSKSTEDVVTLLEEADRDEI; this is translated from the coding sequence ATGAAACTGAACGGGCTGGTTTGTCCAGAGGCGATAGTAGCTAAACTTAAATCAACCGATAGGGACGGCGTTATAACTGAGCTGGTTGACAGTCTTGTTGATGCAGGTCAGTTGGAAAAGGTTAACAGGGATCAGGCAGTAAAGGCTGTAATAGACAGAGAAAATGAGGCAAGCACTGGAATCGGCAAGGGTGTTGCCGTGCCTCATGTGAAGTCTTATCTGGTTAACTCCCCCGTAGGCGCTTTCGGTTTGAGCTCAGAAGGTGTAGATTTCTTATCTCTGGACAAGCAGCTCGTCTATTCGGTTTTTCTCGTAATAGGACCTGAAGGCAGTCCGGAAGAGCACCTTTCGGCTATGGAACTGATTTTCAAAAATCTTCAAAAGGATGATTTCAGGAGTTTCCTGAGACAGTCTAAAAGCACTGAAGACGTGGTTACTCTGCTTGAGGAAGCAGACAGAGACGAGATATAA
- the hpf gene encoding ribosome hibernation-promoting factor, HPF/YfiA family — protein MELKLTGRHFEVTRGIKEHVELKANKLPKFYSSVESIETIIDGGEGKTTKVEVITKGGHNPPLVVKVQGEEDDNLFKIIDEAFEKAERQLKKIKEKERNPMHAG, from the coding sequence ATGGAACTTAAACTGACAGGCAGACATTTCGAGGTAACTCGAGGGATCAAAGAGCACGTAGAGCTTAAGGCTAACAAGCTCCCGAAATTTTACAGTTCAGTTGAGTCTATTGAAACAATAATAGATGGCGGAGAGGGAAAAACTACAAAAGTGGAAGTGATTACAAAAGGCGGACATAATCCCCCGCTTGTGGTTAAGGTGCAAGGTGAGGAAGATGACAATCTCTTTAAAATTATAGATGAGGCTTTCGAAAAGGCCGAAAGGCAGCTTAAGAAGATTAAAGAAAAGGAAAGAAACCCGATGCACGCCGGGTGA